Proteins co-encoded in one Sulfurihydrogenibium sp. genomic window:
- a CDS encoding NAD(+)/NADH kinase, with protein MAILPFYKKVDIFTKQSEEAKKFSKELKAWLESKNIESNIFENLSDLEKEENLKCTDLLVVVGGDGSLLITARRVAKFQIPIIGINLGRLGFLTEINKDDAFKELETILSKPLCISKRMMLRVSLFREGNKILEADVLNDVVINKAILARIVDVSVYVGDRYITTYNGDGIIVSTPNGSTAYALSAGGPIVYPMMEVFVLVPICPHTLTDRPIILPTLEPITIKMVSKEKDAWLTLDGQEGTQIFYGDEIVVKQSPYYAHIVRTPYKNYFDILREKLNWK; from the coding sequence ATGGCAATCTTACCGTTTTATAAAAAAGTTGATATATTTACAAAGCAATCGGAAGAAGCTAAGAAATTTTCAAAAGAATTGAAAGCATGGCTTGAAAGTAAAAACATAGAAAGCAATATTTTTGAAAATTTATCAGACCTTGAAAAAGAAGAAAACTTAAAATGCACGGATTTATTAGTTGTTGTTGGTGGAGATGGTTCTTTATTGATAACTGCAAGAAGAGTTGCAAAATTTCAAATTCCAATAATCGGAATCAATCTTGGAAGGCTTGGATTTTTAACAGAAATTAATAAAGATGATGCTTTTAAAGAGCTTGAAACCATACTATCCAAGCCACTTTGTATATCAAAGCGTATGATGTTAAGAGTAAGTCTTTTCAGAGAAGGAAATAAAATATTAGAAGCTGATGTATTAAATGATGTAGTTATCAATAAAGCAATCCTTGCAAGAATCGTTGATGTTTCAGTTTATGTTGGAGATAGATATATAACTACTTATAACGGAGATGGAATTATCGTATCAACGCCAAACGGTTCTACTGCTTACGCTTTATCAGCAGGTGGTCCGATTGTATATCCAATGATGGAAGTATTTGTTTTAGTCCCTATCTGTCCCCATACTCTAACAGACAGACCTATAATTTTGCCAACCTTAGAGCCAATCACCATTAAAATGGTATCTAAAGAAAAAGATGCATGGTTAACCTTAGACGGACAAGAAGGTACTCAAATTTTTTATGGTGATGAGATTGTTGTAAAACAATCTCCATATTATGCACATATCGTAAGAACTCCATATAAAAATTACTTTGATATTTTAAGGGAAAAGTTAAATTGGAAGTAA
- the recG gene encoding ATP-dependent DNA helicase RecG, producing MEKINKTLEIIRTVLSYNDKLLERVKVSQAILENVGDILTPGLKEDLKSIDNINVNKKREFLKIVLNFLEEVKSKYEKQTTQKQEEAKFDLVQLAKLSIEKLQSLLATEKKAFKKIQVSNVRDALFNLPNRYEDRRIKKILKVKDGETGTFIAEVEDIKKVGRGKLKVEVILKQDNVRFSAFFTHESPYLFIAFRKGKKVKIFGKVSFFNKNISIIQPEILEPVEDIIDRIAPVYSLRGDSSVKTTGQTLNHLRRGMYKIVEKFSSVKDYMPDDILSKYNFPSLSKAIKNVHFPEDSFDIDLLNNFQDIHQKRLIFDELFLLQLAQKYRRYLLQKHPSYKIKIDSNFLENFQKNLPFELTQAQVRTIKEILEDIQKEIPMNRMVQGDVGSGKTVVAAAASLAAALNGYQAAVMAPTEILAWQHYHNFKNFLKDYLKDYEIAILTGSMKASEKKQVYKAVELGEIKILIGTHALLEEKLKFKNLALAVVDEQHRFGVEQRKALIERSDKMPHVLVMTATPIPRTLALANYGDLDISKLDQLPKGRKPVKTILLFDDEREKMYEIIKQELDKGRQAFVVYPLIQESEKSDLKSAEEGYKHWQERFPDKKVLLLHGKMSQEEKDEIMKQFKEGKAYILVSTTVIEVGVDVPNATVMVIEEAHRFGLSQIHQLRGRIGRGQYEGYCFLVAPANLKYPLKDSTKEKSRLKTLERLKILVKTTDGFKIAEKDLELRGTGEITGTRQSGESDFSIADLTRDKEILELATKEAEELIKKDPELENHKELKQILFEKYGQRFDLVNIA from the coding sequence ATGGAAAAAATCAACAAAACACTTGAAATTATTAGAACCGTTTTATCTTACAACGATAAACTTTTAGAAAGAGTAAAAGTATCCCAAGCTATACTTGAAAACGTAGGCGATATTCTTACTCCCGGATTAAAAGAAGATTTAAAATCCATTGATAATATAAACGTCAATAAAAAAAGAGAATTTTTAAAGATAGTCTTAAACTTTTTAGAAGAAGTAAAATCAAAGTATGAAAAACAAACTACACAAAAACAAGAAGAAGCTAAGTTTGATTTAGTCCAGCTTGCAAAGTTAAGCATTGAAAAACTTCAATCTTTGTTAGCTACAGAAAAGAAAGCCTTTAAAAAAATCCAGGTTAGCAATGTAAGAGATGCTCTTTTTAACCTTCCAAACAGATATGAAGACAGAAGAATAAAGAAAATACTAAAAGTCAAAGACGGAGAAACAGGAACATTCATCGCAGAAGTTGAGGATATAAAAAAAGTTGGCAGAGGAAAGTTAAAAGTAGAGGTCATTTTAAAACAAGACAATGTAAGATTTTCAGCATTTTTCACCCATGAAAGCCCTTATCTTTTCATAGCATTTAGAAAAGGTAAAAAAGTAAAAATATTTGGAAAAGTTAGCTTTTTTAATAAAAATATATCAATCATTCAGCCAGAGATTTTAGAGCCGGTAGAAGATATTATAGATAGAATAGCACCTGTTTACTCTTTAAGAGGAGACAGTTCTGTAAAAACAACAGGACAGACTTTAAACCATCTAAGAAGAGGAATGTATAAGATTGTAGAAAAATTCTCATCTGTGAAAGATTATATGCCTGATGATATATTAAGTAAGTATAACTTTCCATCACTTTCAAAAGCTATAAAAAATGTCCATTTCCCAGAAGACAGCTTTGATATAGATTTATTAAACAACTTTCAAGATATACATCAAAAGCGTTTGATTTTCGATGAGCTTTTTTTATTGCAACTTGCCCAAAAATACAGAAGATACTTACTACAAAAACATCCAAGCTATAAAATTAAGATAGATTCAAACTTTTTAGAAAACTTTCAAAAAAATCTACCTTTTGAACTAACTCAAGCTCAGGTTAGAACCATAAAAGAGATTTTAGAGGATATACAAAAAGAAATCCCGATGAATAGAATGGTCCAAGGAGATGTTGGAAGTGGTAAGACGGTTGTAGCAGCGGCTGCATCTTTGGCAGCGGCTTTAAACGGCTACCAAGCTGCAGTAATGGCACCAACAGAAATTCTTGCATGGCAGCATTATCATAATTTTAAAAACTTTCTCAAAGATTATCTGAAAGATTATGAAATAGCTATTTTAACAGGAAGTATGAAAGCTTCAGAAAAGAAGCAGGTATACAAAGCGGTAGAACTTGGAGAGATAAAAATCTTAATCGGAACCCATGCATTATTAGAAGAAAAATTAAAATTCAAAAACTTAGCTTTGGCAGTGGTTGACGAACAGCACAGGTTTGGAGTTGAGCAAAGAAAAGCATTGATTGAACGTTCAGACAAAATGCCCCATGTATTAGTAATGACAGCAACACCAATTCCAAGAACCTTAGCATTGGCAAACTATGGAGACTTAGATATATCTAAATTAGACCAGCTTCCAAAAGGCAGAAAACCCGTAAAAACAATTTTGCTTTTTGATGACGAAAGAGAAAAAATGTATGAAATTATAAAACAAGAGCTTGATAAAGGAAGACAAGCCTTTGTAGTTTATCCATTAATCCAAGAATCAGAAAAATCAGACCTAAAATCTGCTGAAGAAGGCTACAAACATTGGCAAGAAAGATTCCCGGATAAAAAAGTTTTACTACTTCATGGAAAAATGAGCCAAGAAGAAAAAGATGAGATAATGAAACAGTTTAAAGAAGGAAAAGCTTATATTCTTGTATCAACAACGGTTATAGAAGTTGGTGTAGATGTTCCAAATGCAACGGTGATGGTAATAGAAGAAGCTCATAGATTTGGACTTTCTCAAATTCATCAGCTAAGAGGTAGAATTGGAAGAGGTCAGTATGAAGGCTACTGCTTTTTAGTAGCCCCGGCTAATCTAAAATATCCACTGAAAGATAGTACAAAAGAAAAATCAAGATTAAAAACCTTAGAAAGATTAAAAATTCTTGTAAAAACAACAGATGGGTTTAAGATTGCAGAAAAAGACTTAGAGCTTAGAGGAACAGGAGAAATTACAGGAACAAGACAATCCGGCGAAAGCGATTTTTCTATTGCCGACTTAACAAGAGATAAAGAAATCTTAGAATTAGCTACAAAAGAAGCTGAAGAATTGATAAAAAAAGACCCAGAGCTTGAAAATCATAAAGAATTAAAGCAGATACTATTTGAAAAGTACGGTCAAAGATTCGATTTAGTTAACATTGCTTGA
- the ispF gene encoding 2-C-methyl-D-erythritol 2,4-cyclodiphosphate synthase, which produces MEVRVGIGYDIHKLESGKKLIIGGVEIPSEKGFLAHSDGDIFFHALTDALLGAIGYADIGELFPDSNPEYKNKPSEYFLFYAKKLVDDKKYKISNIDGVIIIEKPKLLPYRRQIIQNTARILGISEDRIFIKAKTNEKLDSIGKQEAASCYVVVLLTKTED; this is translated from the coding sequence TTGGAAGTAAGAGTTGGTATCGGATACGATATTCATAAATTAGAAAGTGGTAAAAAGTTAATCATTGGCGGTGTGGAAATACCATCTGAAAAAGGTTTTTTAGCTCATTCTGATGGTGATATCTTCTTTCATGCTTTAACTGATGCACTTCTTGGAGCTATAGGATACGCAGATATTGGAGAGCTGTTCCCAGATTCAAACCCAGAATATAAAAACAAACCAAGTGAATACTTTCTCTTTTATGCTAAAAAATTAGTAGATGATAAAAAATATAAAATCTCAAACATAGATGGCGTTATAATAATAGAAAAACCTAAGCTTTTACCTTACAGAAGGCAAATTATACAAAACACAGCCAGAATTCTTGGAATAAGCGAAGACAGAATTTTCATAAAAGCTAAAACCAATGAAAAATTAGACAGCATAGGCAAACAAGAAGCAGCATCTTGTTATGTTGTAGTTCTACTGACAAAAACGGAGGATTAA